CACCAGCGGTCCCCCCGTGTCCGGATGCCGCCGCACCCCGAGCTCCGGCCCGAAGACCTCCCGAAGCGTCTCCTCGACCAGCACCTCCCCCGGCCGGCCCGCCGCCGCCACGCGCCCCGCCCGGAGCAGCACCATCCAGTCCGCGCACGCCGCCGCCAGATTCAGATCGTGAAACGTCGCCGCCACGGCCGTTCCCCGCTCCCGCCGCAGTTCCCCCACGATCCGCAGCATCCGCGCCTGATACGCCGCGTCCAGATGCGCCGTGGGCTCGTCCAGAATCAGGATGCGCGGCTCCTGCGCGAACGCCCGCGCCAGAAGCACCCGCTGGCGCTCCCCGCCCGAAACCTCCCGGACCGGCCGATCCCGCAGCTCCCACGTCCCCGTGCGTTCCATCGCCTCCC
This genomic interval from Planctomycetota bacterium contains the following:
- a CDS encoding ABC transporter ATP-binding protein, translated to MILEVEGISCGYGAADALSGVTLRVAPGELVAVAGPNGSGKSTLLRAMSRVLRPRLGRAFLSGRDLYGEVSARESARAIGVVPQEAPLEFEFTCGEIVLMGRSPYLGRFGSEGPEDRRAAREAMERTGTWELRDRPVREVSGGERQRVLLARAFAQEPRILILDEPTAHLDAAYQARMLRIVGELRRERGTAVAATFHDLNLAAACADWMVLLRAGRVAAAGRPGEVLVEETLREVFGPELGVRRHPDTGGPLV